One segment of Bacteroidales bacterium DNA contains the following:
- the pyrE gene encoding orotate phosphoribosyltransferase, with amino-acid sequence MKNVHKSVAGLLLQCNAIKLSPDKPFQWASGWKSPIYCDNRKTLGFPEIRNKIKDSFVKVIRENYLSTEAIAGVATGAIAQGALVADALGLPFMYVRSEAKGHGLENLIEGHYTKGQKVLVIEDLISTGGSSLKAVKSLRDAGCEVTGMAAIFTYGFPKAEEAFREANCPLITLSNYEALIELAVETGYVSEEQVETLKEWRKSPENWKK; translated from the coding sequence ATGAAAAATGTCCACAAATCCGTTGCAGGCCTCTTACTTCAGTGTAATGCCATAAAACTGAGTCCCGATAAGCCTTTTCAATGGGCATCAGGCTGGAAATCGCCCATCTACTGTGATAACCGGAAAACTCTTGGTTTCCCCGAAATAAGAAACAAAATCAAAGATAGTTTTGTAAAGGTTATACGGGAAAATTATTTATCAACAGAAGCAATTGCCGGTGTTGCTACTGGCGCCATTGCACAGGGGGCACTCGTGGCAGACGCACTGGGCTTACCGTTCATGTATGTGAGATCGGAAGCAAAGGGACACGGTCTTGAAAATCTTATAGAAGGCCATTACACAAAAGGCCAAAAAGTGTTAGTAATTGAAGATCTAATATCTACCGGGGGCAGCAGCCTCAAGGCAGTGAAATCATTGCGCGATGCAGGCTGCGAGGTGACAGGCATGGCTGCCATATTTACTTATGGCTTTCCAAAGGCTGAAGAGGCTTTCAGGGAGGCAAACTGCCCTCTGATCACCCTTAGCAATTACGAAGCACTTATTGAACTGGCCGTTGAAACAGGATATGTTTCGGAAGAACAGGTTGAAACGTTGAAAGAATGGAGAAAATCTCCTGAAAACTGGAAAAAATAA
- a CDS encoding NUDIX domain-containing protein has translation MYKVFFNERVVLLTDDFIRNFQTKYGLFYKYRNVAELGELLDFYWNLKQVDTLFVFHHDIDQLRERFKSCFEMVHAAGGLIHNTEGEYLVMKRRGKWDLPKGKVNKNETIEKAAIREVTEETGLSSFENITPLLSTYHCYYIDKKPILKRTAWFDMLYDGHEEPIPETDEDISEIRWVKKEKLKSIVDNTYMAIIDVLKYANLL, from the coding sequence ATGTACAAAGTTTTTTTCAACGAACGGGTTGTGCTGCTGACGGATGATTTCATCCGGAACTTTCAGACAAAGTATGGTTTATTCTATAAATACAGAAATGTTGCTGAGTTGGGTGAGCTGCTTGATTTCTACTGGAATTTAAAGCAGGTTGACACTCTTTTTGTTTTTCATCATGATATCGATCAGCTCAGGGAGCGCTTTAAATCGTGCTTTGAAATGGTACATGCAGCCGGAGGGCTTATCCATAACACCGAAGGAGAATACCTTGTGATGAAACGTCGCGGCAAATGGGATCTTCCCAAGGGAAAAGTAAATAAGAACGAAACTATTGAAAAGGCTGCAATCCGTGAAGTCACTGAAGAAACCGGCCTGAGCAGTTTTGAAAATATCACTCCGCTGCTCTCCACCTACCACTGCTATTATATCGATAAAAAACCGATACTTAAACGTACGGCATGGTTTGACATGCTATATGACGGTCATGAGGAACCGATACCTGAAACCGATGAGGATATTTCAGAAATACGGTGGGTAAAAAAAGAAAAACTGAAAAGTATTGTTGATAATACCTACATGGCTATTATCGATGTACTTAAGT